A single region of the Salicibibacter cibi genome encodes:
- a CDS encoding spore maturation protein — translation MAIFTTISMYIIPLLLFVILVSAIIKQVPAYETFVEGAKDGFQMAISIIPYLVAMLVAISVFRASGALDFLLEGIRPVLALIGVPTEIVPLAVMRPLSGTGALGVMSDLLAVHGPDSFIGRLASTMQGSTDTTFYVLTVYFGAVGIKKIGDSLKVGLLADICGLAAAIFFVTLVFGSM, via the coding sequence ATGGCTATATTTACGACCATATCCATGTATATCATTCCCCTGTTGTTGTTTGTCATTCTTGTAAGTGCCATCATCAAGCAAGTACCGGCATACGAAACGTTTGTTGAAGGAGCAAAAGATGGTTTTCAAATGGCGATTTCCATCATCCCTTATCTCGTTGCCATGCTGGTCGCCATCTCTGTTTTTCGCGCATCCGGTGCGCTGGATTTTCTACTCGAAGGCATTCGCCCGGTCCTCGCATTGATCGGCGTGCCGACGGAAATCGTGCCGTTGGCTGTGATGCGCCCCCTTTCCGGCACAGGCGCGCTTGGCGTAATGAGTGATTTATTGGCTGTGCACGGGCCGGATTCATTTATCGGCCGGTTGGCATCCACGATGCAAGGGAGTACGGATACAACCTTTTACGTACTCACAGTCTATTTTGGCGCCGTAGGCATTAAAAAGATCGGTGATTCTCTGAAAGTCGGACTGCTCGCGGATATATGCGGGCTTGCTGCGGCGATTTTTTTCGTTACACTCGTTTTTGGTTCCATGTGA
- a CDS encoding nucleoside recognition domain-containing protein has protein sequence MINWIWMTMLVTGLVFAMFTGNMEEVNEAIFEGAEEAVVLCFGLISILVFWLGMMRIAQEGGLLTLLSKVMSPLVRRLFPEVPKDHPAMGYILSNMTANMFGLGNAATPMGIKAMEQLKELNGGKDEASRSMITFLAINTASLTLIPTTVIAIRMTYDSENPGEIIGTTIAATAVAVISAIAIDRFFHWRRVQRARAK, from the coding sequence ATGATTAATTGGATCTGGATGACGATGCTTGTTACAGGCCTGGTTTTTGCAATGTTTACCGGCAATATGGAGGAAGTAAATGAAGCGATATTTGAAGGCGCGGAAGAAGCGGTTGTTCTCTGTTTCGGTCTGATCAGCATTCTCGTTTTTTGGTTGGGGATGATGAGAATTGCACAAGAAGGAGGGCTCCTTACGCTACTTTCCAAAGTCATGTCTCCCCTCGTCCGGCGGCTATTTCCGGAAGTGCCAAAAGATCATCCTGCCATGGGGTATATTTTGTCCAACATGACCGCGAACATGTTCGGGCTTGGAAATGCCGCGACACCGATGGGAATAAAAGCGATGGAACAGTTAAAAGAATTAAACGGGGGAAAAGATGAAGCCAGCCGCTCCATGATTACGTTTCTTGCGATTAATACCGCCAGTTTGACATTAATTCCGACAACGGTCATTGCGATTCGGATGACGTATGATTCTGAAAACCCCGGTGAAATTATCGGCACGACGATCGCGGCAACGGCAGTCGCCGTCATTAGTGCAATAGCAATCGACCGCTTTTTTCACTGGCGTCGAGTGCAACGGGCGAGGGCAAAATAA